One segment of Agrococcus sp. ProA11 DNA contains the following:
- a CDS encoding alcohol dehydrogenase catalytic domain-containing protein: protein MRALTWQSKRTLTIEEVASPTIDHPTDAVIRVTSTAICGSDLHLYELFGPFLSKGDVLGHETMGIVEEVGSGVTQLQPGDRVVIPFVIACGDCFMCARGLTTQCETTQNRDQGTGAALYGYTSLYGSVPGGQAERLRVPMADFNATKVGKELPDDRYLFLSDILPTAWQGVAYANLEPGDTLGVIGLGPVGQFVARIGRHLGHRVIAVEPVAERRAMAERHGVETIDMEGAVEALREMTDGRGPDAIVDAVGMEAHGAGAAAAAQAVVGMLPDALARPMMQEAGLDRLTALMTAFDAVRRGGTVSLSGVYVGTADPIPMMTLFDKQLTIRMGQCNVHAWRDTLLPLVEDPADPLGTEDLVTHRVPLDRAPEMYELFQKKHDGCIKVVLEP from the coding sequence ATGCGAGCACTCACCTGGCAATCCAAGCGCACACTCACGATCGAGGAGGTCGCCTCCCCCACGATCGACCATCCCACCGACGCCGTGATCCGCGTCACGTCGACCGCGATCTGCGGCTCCGATCTGCACCTCTACGAGCTGTTCGGCCCCTTCCTCAGCAAGGGCGACGTGCTCGGGCACGAGACCATGGGGATCGTCGAGGAAGTCGGCTCCGGCGTCACCCAGCTGCAGCCCGGCGACCGGGTCGTCATCCCCTTCGTCATCGCCTGCGGTGACTGCTTCATGTGTGCCCGCGGGCTCACCACCCAGTGCGAGACGACGCAGAACCGCGACCAGGGCACCGGCGCAGCGCTGTACGGCTACACCTCGCTGTATGGCTCCGTGCCGGGCGGTCAGGCCGAGCGCCTGCGTGTCCCGATGGCCGACTTCAACGCCACGAAGGTGGGCAAGGAGCTGCCGGACGACCGCTACCTGTTCCTCAGCGACATCCTGCCCACCGCGTGGCAGGGCGTGGCGTATGCGAACCTCGAGCCGGGCGACACGCTCGGCGTGATCGGGCTGGGCCCCGTCGGTCAATTCGTCGCGCGCATCGGTCGCCACCTCGGGCACCGCGTCATCGCGGTCGAGCCGGTCGCCGAGCGTCGCGCGATGGCCGAGCGCCACGGCGTCGAGACGATCGACATGGAGGGCGCCGTCGAGGCGCTGCGCGAGATGACCGACGGCCGCGGCCCCGACGCGATCGTCGACGCGGTCGGCATGGAGGCGCACGGCGCGGGCGCAGCCGCCGCCGCGCAGGCGGTCGTCGGGATGCTGCCGGACGCGCTGGCGCGGCCGATGATGCAGGAGGCGGGCCTCGACCGGCTGACGGCGCTGATGACCGCGTTCGATGCCGTGCGCCGCGGCGGCACCGTGTCGCTCAGCGGCGTCTACGTCGGCACGGCCGACCCCATCCCGATGATGACGCTGTTCGACAAGCAGCTCACGATCCGCATGGGGCAGTGCAACGTGCACGCCTGGCGCGACACGCTGCTGCCGCTCGTCGAGGATCCCGCCGACCCGCTCGGCACCGAGGACCTGGTCACGCACCGGGTGCCGCTGGATCGCGCGCCCGAGATGTACGAGCTGTTCCAGAAGAAGCACGACGGCTGCATCAAGGTCGTGCTCGAGCCCTGA
- a CDS encoding FHA domain-containing protein — MSELTLIIIRIGFLALLWLFIFIVLYSLRSDLFGPRLTQLQQVAVRSARSRESGSAPAGADAPTTATARAPAPASTGKPASGQATRIVITSGPKAGLELELPETGMTIGRSSGSGLQIKDDYTSNAHAKIARWRDQWVVQDLGSTNGTFVEGKRISESTPVQVGSSVRIGTTTFELRR; from the coding sequence GTGAGCGAACTGACTCTCATCATCATCAGGATCGGCTTCCTCGCCCTCCTGTGGCTGTTCATCTTCATCGTCCTGTACTCGCTGCGCAGCGACCTCTTCGGGCCGCGCCTCACGCAGCTCCAGCAGGTGGCGGTCCGCAGCGCGCGCTCTCGCGAGAGCGGCTCGGCCCCGGCGGGAGCCGATGCACCGACGACCGCGACCGCGCGCGCTCCTGCCCCGGCGTCAACGGGCAAGCCGGCATCCGGGCAGGCGACCCGCATCGTGATCACCTCCGGCCCGAAGGCCGGGCTCGAGTTGGAGCTGCCGGAAACGGGCATGACCATCGGTCGCTCCTCAGGCAGCGGGCTGCAGATCAAGGACGACTACACCTCGAACGCCCACGCGAAGATCGCGCGCTGGCGCGACCAGTGGGTGGTGCAGGATCTCGGCTCGACCAACGGCACCTTCGTCGAGGGCAAGCGCATCAGCGAATCGACGCCTGTGCAGGTGGGCAGCTCCGTGCGCATCGGCACGACGACCTTCGAGCTGAGGCGCTGA
- a CDS encoding DUF3662 and FHA domain-containing protein, giving the protein MGFLDSIERGLEKAVNGAFAKTFRSGVEPVEIASALKRELDTQASVVSRDRILVPNRLTVRLSPTDFQKLRRLGDSLLDELSDTVQAHARQSGYSFPGAVDLGLEPDEALTTGMLEIRSDAEAGEVVWTAVVDIKGKRHMLRTGRTIIGRGSDADITVDDAGASRKHAEIIWDGTRAQVSDLGSTNGTTLNGRALKHALLEPDSIIDIGATRIVYRLLAQSKERP; this is encoded by the coding sequence ATGGGATTCCTCGATTCGATCGAACGCGGTCTGGAGAAGGCCGTCAATGGCGCCTTCGCGAAGACGTTCCGCTCCGGCGTCGAGCCGGTGGAGATCGCCAGCGCGCTCAAGCGCGAGCTGGACACGCAGGCGAGCGTGGTCTCCCGCGACCGCATCCTGGTGCCCAATCGGCTCACCGTGCGCCTCTCGCCCACCGACTTCCAGAAGCTGCGGCGGCTCGGCGACTCGCTGCTGGACGAGCTCTCCGACACCGTGCAGGCGCACGCGCGCCAGTCGGGCTACTCCTTCCCCGGCGCCGTCGATCTGGGCCTGGAGCCCGACGAGGCGCTGACGACCGGCATGCTCGAGATCCGATCCGACGCCGAAGCCGGCGAGGTCGTCTGGACGGCGGTCGTCGACATCAAGGGCAAGCGCCACATGCTGCGCACGGGCCGCACGATCATCGGCCGAGGCTCCGACGCCGACATCACGGTCGACGACGCCGGCGCCTCGCGCAAGCACGCCGAGATCATCTGGGACGGCACGCGCGCCCAGGTGAGCGACCTCGGCTCCACGAACGGCACGACACTCAACGGCAGGGCGCTGAAGCACGCGCTGCTCGAACCCGACTCGATCATCGACATCGGAGCAACGCGGATCGTCTACCGCCTGCTGGCGCAGTCGAAGGAGCGCCCGTGA